The proteins below come from a single Gordonia pseudamarae genomic window:
- a CDS encoding oxygenase MpaB family protein, which translates to MENLSRRAALRGAGVLGAAGAAVFATPAVPWTWSPAYSIPGTGTGDDPRTVWDPEADEVIARLMRNPEQVHRVNNLLKGWTRNSQALPAGLPPELRDFIEYARRLPSWTDWDRLDAAVRFNQKRGLYLGVIYGFASGMMSTVIPREARAVYYSKGGWNLKDRISKTAKFGYDVGALNAFRPGGEMIVTCVKTRMAHAGVRYLLPRSEHWAAVAPETKPISQADIMVTWHSLPTTVMRNLRRWRVPMDNYEGNGLLHSWQVTASLLGVRDEYIPNSWGRAESQARQVLDPIIAPTPEGAKLADMLLNLGVNLDLTLLSRGVLGALTRYVCGDRVANWYHIPREPVWSPLLETAWVPFVGMREGLLGVGVPKETYWMFDELLRQFVLLYMSELRMPISIQIPTFNNPKYK; encoded by the coding sequence ATGGAGAATCTGAGCAGACGAGCCGCACTCAGGGGCGCCGGGGTGCTCGGGGCGGCCGGAGCCGCGGTATTCGCCACCCCGGCGGTGCCGTGGACGTGGTCGCCGGCGTACTCGATACCGGGCACCGGAACGGGGGACGATCCCCGCACGGTGTGGGATCCGGAGGCCGACGAGGTCATCGCCCGGCTGATGCGCAACCCCGAACAGGTGCACAGGGTCAACAACCTGCTCAAGGGCTGGACCCGGAACAGCCAGGCGCTGCCCGCCGGACTGCCGCCGGAACTGCGCGACTTCATCGAGTACGCGCGTCGCCTGCCGTCGTGGACCGACTGGGACAGGCTCGACGCGGCCGTCCGGTTCAACCAGAAGCGTGGTCTGTACCTCGGCGTGATCTACGGCTTCGCCAGCGGCATGATGAGCACCGTCATCCCCCGGGAGGCTCGCGCCGTCTACTACTCCAAGGGTGGCTGGAACCTCAAGGACCGCATCTCCAAGACCGCCAAGTTCGGCTACGACGTCGGCGCGCTGAATGCCTTCCGGCCGGGCGGCGAGATGATCGTCACCTGCGTCAAGACGCGGATGGCGCACGCCGGAGTGCGGTATCTGCTGCCGCGGTCCGAGCACTGGGCGGCGGTGGCGCCCGAGACCAAGCCGATCAGCCAGGCCGACATCATGGTCACCTGGCACAGTCTGCCCACCACCGTCATGCGCAACCTGCGCAGATGGCGGGTGCCGATGGACAACTACGAGGGCAACGGACTGCTGCACTCGTGGCAGGTCACCGCGTCGTTGCTCGGGGTGCGCGACGAATACATCCCCAACTCGTGGGGCCGGGCCGAGTCGCAGGCGCGCCAGGTGCTCGACCCGATCATCGCCCCCACTCCGGAGGGCGCCAAGCTCGCCGACATGCTGCTCAATCTCGGTGTCAACCTCGACCTGACGTTGCTGTCCCGCGGTGTGCTGGGCGCGCTCACCCGCTATGTGTGCGGCGACAGGGTGGCCAACTGGTACCACATCCCCCGTGAGCCGGTGTGGAGTCCGCTGCTGGAGACCGCGTGGGTGCCGTTCGTCGGGATGCGTGAGGGTCTGCTCGGTGTGGGGGTGCCCAAGGAGACCTACTGGATGTTCGACGAACTGCTACGCCAGTTCGTGCTGCTCTACATGTCCGAGCTGCGCATGCCGATCAGCATCCAGATTCCGACGTTCAACAATCCGAAGTACAAGTAG